From a region of the Leptospira montravelensis genome:
- a CDS encoding putative glycoside hydrolase: MKQYISLLILLFFISCQSASKTERRQNSDSSGISPDFIEGLYINTKTIRDKKRWSQIFQGMKEAGMNTAVVDMQPYPPTPEQVAEAKALGFYMVARVVNFEGGLIEKSPNANLMASIQKSIRKACELGFPEIQLDYIRYADGGTNFSMSYEKRYESILGIIKEHKEKTKDSCSKDTRWTADVFGRVPFIENDVIGQKVEPFSEELNGLYPMLYPSHFYGLTKRVADPYGTIKDGLDLTVKRAKQGTKAIAWVQGFNMMVGPSKLSYTDYIKVQMQGAKDSLGHGFIVWNAGNDYFETMKAYEKYKSEPTPNNQQITKN, translated from the coding sequence ATGAAACAATACATTTCACTGCTCATCTTACTATTTTTTATATCCTGCCAGTCAGCATCCAAAACTGAAAGACGACAGAATTCAGATTCCTCAGGTATCAGTCCTGATTTTATTGAAGGACTTTACATCAATACCAAAACCATCCGTGATAAAAAACGGTGGAGCCAAATATTCCAAGGAATGAAAGAAGCTGGTATGAACACTGCAGTTGTGGATATGCAACCCTATCCACCTACTCCAGAACAAGTCGCAGAAGCAAAAGCACTTGGATTTTATATGGTAGCTCGAGTGGTTAACTTTGAAGGTGGTTTAATTGAAAAATCTCCCAACGCAAACCTAATGGCTTCGATCCAGAAGTCGATTCGCAAAGCTTGTGAATTGGGTTTCCCCGAAATCCAACTGGATTATATTCGATACGCTGACGGCGGAACCAACTTCAGTATGAGTTATGAAAAACGATATGAATCTATTCTTGGAATCATCAAAGAACATAAAGAAAAAACCAAAGATAGTTGTTCTAAAGATACACGTTGGACCGCCGATGTATTTGGACGTGTACCTTTTATAGAAAACGATGTGATTGGCCAAAAGGTAGAACCCTTCAGTGAAGAACTGAATGGACTTTATCCCATGTTATACCCATCCCATTTTTATGGTTTAACCAAAAGGGTAGCAGACCCTTATGGAACTATCAAAGACGGACTCGATCTCACAGTCAAACGTGCCAAACAAGGAACCAAGGCCATCGCGTGGGTACAAGGATTCAATATGATGGTTGGTCCAAGTAAATTAAGTTATACCGACTATATCAAGGTGCAAATGCAAGGTGCAAAAGATTCACTAGGTCATGGATTTATTGTTTGGAACGCAGGAAATGATTACTTTGAAACAATGAAAGCTTATGAAAAATACAAGTCGGAGCCAACTCCAAACAACCAACAAATCACCAAAAACTAA
- a CDS encoding NADP-dependent glyceraldehyde-3-phosphate dehydrogenase: MTFVFPTEDSIPQKYKIQPIHQKEYLLGGEIRIWEGESQIVKSPIFLNKNGKLEQVVLGSYPNFDEKQSLLALDAAVKAFDHGTGVWPIATSKERIDAVRKFITLMKGKRDQIILLLMWEIGKTEKDATKEFERTIEYLEDTIESLQELETTSSNYIKEGGLIAQIKRSPYGVVLCMGPFNYPLNETFCTLIPAILMGNTVVFKPAKYGVLLLQPLLECFKEAFPPGVINTVYGDGAKVISPIMESGKIDVFAFIGSSHTANLITKKHPKLNRLRSVLGLNAKNPVIVLPDTDLKTMVPEILSGSLAYNGQRCTALKILFVHKDILDEFTKLYLEELAKWKAGMPWEEAVNFTPLPEEGKTNWLKELLDDALAKGSKILNPGGGAIHESFMFPAVLSPVSPNARLYHEEQFGPLVPIVPFSTIEEPLDYIYASNMGQQASVFGKDPKTVGKLIDILVNQVARVNWNAQCQRGPDSFPFSGRKDSADGTLSVSDALRVFSIRTVVSFKDNEMGRNLLGEVLKERSSNYLSQEFHL, encoded by the coding sequence ATGACCTTTGTTTTTCCTACTGAAGATTCCATTCCTCAAAAATACAAGATCCAACCCATCCACCAAAAAGAATACCTTCTGGGTGGAGAAATTCGGATTTGGGAGGGTGAATCACAAATTGTCAAATCACCAATCTTTTTAAACAAAAATGGGAAATTGGAACAAGTGGTTTTAGGATCCTATCCTAATTTTGATGAAAAACAAAGTTTATTAGCACTCGATGCAGCTGTCAAAGCCTTCGACCACGGAACAGGCGTTTGGCCCATTGCCACTTCTAAAGAAAGAATTGATGCCGTTCGAAAATTCATTACACTCATGAAGGGGAAAAGAGACCAAATCATTTTACTTCTTATGTGGGAGATTGGCAAAACAGAAAAGGATGCCACAAAAGAATTTGAAAGAACTATCGAATACCTAGAAGATACTATCGAATCTTTACAAGAACTGGAAACAACTTCCTCCAATTATATCAAAGAAGGAGGTCTGATTGCACAAATCAAACGTTCTCCTTATGGAGTGGTTCTTTGTATGGGACCATTTAATTACCCATTAAACGAAACTTTTTGTACACTGATTCCAGCCATCCTTATGGGAAATACAGTTGTTTTTAAACCAGCAAAGTATGGAGTGTTATTACTCCAACCGCTTCTTGAATGTTTTAAAGAAGCTTTTCCACCGGGTGTCATCAACACCGTATATGGTGATGGTGCCAAAGTCATTTCTCCGATTATGGAGTCAGGCAAAATTGATGTTTTTGCATTTATTGGTTCGAGTCATACAGCAAACCTCATCACCAAAAAACATCCCAAACTAAACCGCCTAAGATCCGTTTTAGGATTGAATGCAAAAAATCCAGTAATCGTTTTACCTGACACGGACTTAAAAACAATGGTTCCTGAAATTCTATCGGGATCCCTTGCTTATAATGGACAAAGATGTACGGCGCTCAAAATTCTTTTTGTTCACAAAGACATTTTAGATGAGTTTACTAAACTTTACTTAGAAGAGTTAGCCAAATGGAAAGCGGGAATGCCTTGGGAAGAAGCGGTGAATTTTACACCACTACCTGAAGAAGGAAAAACAAACTGGTTAAAAGAACTTTTGGATGATGCTTTGGCAAAAGGATCAAAAATTCTGAATCCTGGTGGAGGCGCAATCCATGAATCGTTTATGTTTCCAGCAGTCCTTTCGCCAGTTTCACCAAACGCACGTTTGTATCATGAAGAACAGTTTGGGCCACTGGTTCCCATTGTTCCCTTTTCGACGATCGAAGAACCTTTAGATTATATCTATGCATCCAATATGGGCCAACAAGCGAGTGTCTTTGGGAAAGATCCAAAAACCGTTGGCAAACTCATTGATATTCTAGTAAACCAAGTGGCTAGGGTGAATTGGAATGCACAGTGCCAAAGGGGTCCAGATTCCTTTCCTTTTTCTGGACGTAAAGATTCTGCCGATGGAACACTTTCCGTTTCCGATGCCCTTCGTGTTTTTTCCATTCGTACGGTTGTAAGTTTCAAAGACAATGAAATGGGACGTAATCTTCTAGGAGAAGTACTGAAAGAAAGATCTTCCAACTACCTAAGCCAAGAATTTCACTTGTAA
- a CDS encoding DUF1554 domain-containing protein: MRWNLLVTFLSLGCFFSCNQVNPRDELLFTLISGLNPIVSSSTSVSVSSSAKINVSSTSVLLKYGTPQNFGISLVRQPTANVNISLSFTSSKLQVNSSNSPLTNVLTFTSGDYNVTKTVSLSSATQILDSSSLTITATSADPFYNTSGAVSISHQNIYMAYTGNSFIFQNAVAVPTLTPSITFVITNCTVTPALPTGLNLNASNCVISGTPTSGTLPATSYAVTATNGSDSDTHNISIQIEPTVYKVFITAATFNGDLKGAAADGPAGADLKCNADTNKPSTGTYKAMLTTDGGDRVACTSDNCSGGIGENTFWVYQSGRIYVRASDSANLFSPNSAGILPADGSGNFTTNPYYLNHSFDSGTTNKEFWTGFALTNYWQTATQEPENTCNNWTINVGPSPTSDGGRVGASNSTNYSAFRNGSGRSCASSYYLLCVEQ, translated from the coding sequence ATGCGTTGGAATTTGTTAGTTACCTTCCTTTCCCTGGGTTGTTTTTTTTCCTGTAACCAGGTGAATCCTAGAGATGAGTTACTCTTTACACTCATCAGTGGACTGAATCCCATTGTTTCATCCTCCACTTCTGTTTCAGTTTCTTCCTCAGCAAAAATCAATGTATCCAGTACAAGTGTTTTACTCAAATATGGAACACCACAAAACTTTGGTATCTCACTTGTAAGACAACCAACCGCAAATGTTAACATCTCTCTCAGTTTTACTTCCTCTAAATTACAAGTAAACTCATCAAACTCTCCACTAACAAATGTTTTAACTTTTACATCGGGCGATTATAATGTTACCAAAACCGTTAGTTTATCATCAGCGACTCAAATATTAGATTCCTCATCTCTTACCATTACAGCAACCAGCGCCGACCCATTTTATAACACGAGCGGTGCAGTCTCCATCAGTCATCAGAATATCTACATGGCCTATACAGGGAATTCGTTTATATTTCAGAATGCTGTGGCGGTACCAACTCTCACTCCTTCTATCACCTTTGTGATTACCAATTGTACGGTGACTCCTGCTCTTCCCACTGGACTAAATTTAAATGCAAGCAATTGTGTGATTTCAGGAACTCCTACGAGTGGTACACTACCGGCAACCTCTTATGCAGTGACTGCCACAAACGGTTCTGATTCCGACACTCATAACATATCGATCCAAATAGAACCAACAGTTTATAAAGTGTTTATTACAGCAGCGACATTTAATGGAGACTTAAAAGGAGCCGCTGCTGATGGTCCAGCAGGTGCCGACTTAAAATGCAATGCGGACACAAACAAACCATCAACGGGAACTTATAAAGCAATGTTAACGACAGACGGTGGAGATCGAGTCGCCTGTACTTCTGACAATTGTAGTGGCGGCATTGGAGAAAATACATTTTGGGTTTACCAATCTGGAAGAATTTATGTTCGTGCGAGTGATTCCGCAAATTTATTCAGTCCTAATTCTGCAGGAATTTTACCAGCAGATGGTTCTGGCAATTTTACAACCAATCCTTACTATCTAAACCATTCCTTTGATTCAGGAACTACCAATAAGGAATTTTGGACTGGATTTGCCCTAACTAATTATTGGCAAACGGCAACGCAAGAACCTGAAAATACATGCAACAATTGGACAATCAATGTAGGTCCGTCACCAACTAGCGATGGTGGGAGGGTCGGTGCCTCCAATAGTACAAATTATTCAGCCTTCCGAAACGGCAGTGGAAGAAGCTGCGCCTCCTCATACTACCTCCTTTGTGTTGAACAATAA
- a CDS encoding esterase/lipase family protein — MKKKIMIGVFATLLSVPTSGLFAGPLDGQCIALVHGILGFDDTQGLAGGLVKYWGGLDGYLRSQGAKVTTPGSSATNSIPTRASQIQSAVSTWMTANGCSKVHLMGHSQGGLVIRYMVSNLGFNGKTQTVTTINSLHQGAPMADIVLAAIPGWLQPFANSALSLLAKLVYRDGRPQDVIAMGKSLTVSYVKTFNTNSPNKSGIKYYSYGSEMAWADLIQHPIMALTHPITWAGGLYYGLGGGNDGVVPLNSQKWGAWKGTPSSYWFATGIDHLQATNLAWSGQNYFDVQGYYLNIAKNAKAGL, encoded by the coding sequence ATGAAAAAGAAAATTATGATTGGGGTTTTCGCAACCCTCCTCTCCGTCCCCACCTCCGGTCTGTTTGCCGGTCCATTAGATGGTCAGTGTATCGCACTGGTTCATGGAATCCTTGGTTTTGACGACACCCAAGGTCTTGCCGGTGGACTCGTAAAGTATTGGGGAGGACTCGATGGTTACCTTCGTAGCCAAGGAGCAAAAGTAACAACGCCAGGAAGTTCTGCTACAAATTCTATTCCTACTCGTGCAAGCCAAATCCAATCGGCAGTATCTACATGGATGACAGCAAACGGTTGTTCTAAGGTGCATTTGATGGGCCATAGCCAAGGGGGACTTGTCATTCGTTATATGGTTTCCAATCTCGGATTTAACGGAAAAACACAAACAGTTACAACTATCAATTCCCTCCACCAAGGGGCTCCTATGGCTGATATCGTTCTTGCTGCCATCCCAGGTTGGTTACAACCTTTCGCAAATTCGGCACTAAGTTTACTTGCAAAACTAGTTTACCGTGATGGACGCCCACAAGATGTAATTGCAATGGGAAAATCGCTTACTGTAAGTTATGTGAAGACTTTTAATACAAATTCTCCTAACAAATCGGGAATCAAGTACTACTCTTATGGAAGTGAAATGGCTTGGGCCGACCTCATCCAACACCCTATTATGGCACTCACACACCCAATTACTTGGGCAGGCGGATTGTATTATGGTTTAGGTGGTGGTAATGATGGCGTGGTTCCATTGAATTCCCAAAAATGGGGTGCATGGAAAGGAACTCCGTCTTCTTATTGGTTTGCAACTGGTATTGACCATTTACAAGCAACCAATTTGGCTTGGAGTGGACAAAACTATTTTGATGTGCAAGGTTATTATCTAAACATCGCAAAGAACGCAAAAGCTGGTTTATAA
- a CDS encoding lipase secretion chaperone yields MDFKKIIIIVVIFLIFFLGLLYFLKKDENTNSSKQSFTPEEQMAMDRISPLGTGEGFWDEAISPFKEDRTKPYLELLEDLRTGKVNFVWEVWALRRKCKPEYTPDQCNATILAYIDSEYESPDKEKVKDLFSSYFRYEEEYRKWEQPTDLSFVELYEKIKSKRRDVLGDKADLVFGMEESQVSFLEGTQNFIKQSANLPAEQRVKQYEDLKRKTYGAYYDSLVSREDKYDHYQLEMSLRDKELSAITDPKEKEKYLNKIETKYFGKERAASLSEERAKETKFFESIAKYESKEKEFLKENPNLSASEKEKKLKELRIQFLGSEEEADAYIRRKNIEEAGK; encoded by the coding sequence ATGGATTTTAAAAAAATTATTATCATAGTAGTTATCTTCCTTATATTTTTTTTGGGTTTACTTTATTTTTTAAAAAAAGACGAAAACACAAACTCTTCCAAACAATCATTCACTCCAGAAGAACAAATGGCTATGGATCGAATTTCACCTCTGGGAACAGGGGAAGGATTTTGGGACGAGGCAATTTCACCTTTTAAAGAGGACCGAACCAAACCTTATTTAGAGTTATTAGAAGATTTGAGAACAGGTAAAGTCAACTTTGTCTGGGAGGTTTGGGCCTTACGTCGTAAATGTAAACCTGAATACACTCCAGACCAATGTAATGCGACCATCCTTGCTTATATTGATTCGGAATATGAGTCACCTGATAAAGAAAAAGTAAAAGATCTCTTTTCTTCTTACTTTCGGTATGAAGAAGAATATAGAAAGTGGGAACAACCAACGGATTTATCGTTTGTGGAATTGTATGAAAAAATCAAATCCAAACGTAGAGATGTGCTTGGTGATAAAGCAGATTTAGTATTTGGAATGGAAGAATCTCAAGTTTCTTTTTTAGAAGGTACACAAAACTTTATCAAACAATCGGCAAACCTTCCTGCAGAACAACGAGTAAAACAATATGAAGATTTAAAACGAAAAACCTATGGTGCCTATTACGATTCCTTAGTTTCCAGAGAAGATAAATATGACCATTATCAGTTGGAAATGAGTCTTCGAGATAAAGAGCTCAGTGCCATTACCGATCCCAAAGAAAAAGAAAAATATCTGAACAAAATTGAAACCAAATACTTTGGAAAGGAACGTGCTGCAAGTTTGTCAGAGGAAAGAGCCAAAGAAACAAAATTTTTTGAATCCATCGCAAAGTATGAATCTAAAGAAAAAGAATTTTTAAAAGAGAATCCAAATCTTTCTGCTAGCGAAAAAGAAAAGAAACTAAAAGAATTAAGGATTCAATTTCTTGGTTCGGAAGAAGAAGCGGATGCTTATATCAGGCGTAAAAATATTGAGGAAGCGGGAAAGTAA
- a CDS encoding MaoC family dehydratase yields MAEKPMSPFGELAPSTPASLSDVKKNIYGRYLEEFNVGDIYVHPRQFTVDRSFAQEFATVFMDANPLYLSAEYAKAHGFADLLVHPLMVFNLALSIGVQNNSEKALANLGYYNAQFLLPVYPGDTLSSRTKILAVDDKGPDKPGIVSVRTLCLNQKNEVVLQYERKIMIYQSNGKPKGNPKPGDASAFFPESKTPVLKLPNLKFPTEMKDVTWGHTYFENFKPGQIYVHQNGRTITDEHYQWTFRVGNTHPLHYDKLYSAGISGPMGGEPVVYGGLVFGWLAGMASRDISENAIWELGFTEGYHTQPAFSGDTVTCISRILTTEDKGTEYGIPAGEVQIQFIGLKNIKANDALEKFGADLFLKENDKKKLGKEKIPEKIFEIERRLIIKKQP; encoded by the coding sequence ATGGCCGAAAAACCTATGTCCCCCTTTGGTGAGTTAGCTCCCAGCACACCTGCTTCACTCTCCGATGTCAAAAAGAACATTTATGGACGATACCTCGAAGAATTTAATGTAGGTGATATCTATGTTCACCCTCGTCAATTCACTGTGGACAGAAGTTTTGCCCAAGAATTTGCGACTGTGTTTATGGATGCAAACCCACTTTACCTATCTGCAGAATATGCAAAGGCACATGGATTTGCTGATTTACTAGTCCACCCTCTTATGGTGTTTAACCTAGCACTTTCGATTGGTGTACAAAATAACAGTGAGAAGGCGCTTGCAAACCTCGGTTATTACAACGCACAATTTTTATTACCAGTTTATCCAGGTGACACACTTTCTTCTCGCACAAAAATTTTGGCAGTCGATGACAAAGGTCCTGACAAACCAGGAATCGTAAGTGTGAGAACACTTTGTCTCAACCAAAAAAACGAAGTGGTTTTACAATACGAACGTAAAATCATGATTTACCAGTCCAACGGAAAACCCAAAGGCAATCCCAAACCTGGTGATGCTTCCGCATTTTTTCCAGAATCAAAAACGCCCGTCCTCAAACTTCCTAACCTCAAATTCCCAACAGAGATGAAAGATGTTACTTGGGGCCATACTTACTTTGAAAACTTCAAACCAGGCCAAATTTATGTGCACCAAAATGGAAGAACCATCACTGATGAACATTACCAATGGACTTTCCGAGTAGGAAATACGCACCCACTTCATTATGACAAATTGTATTCGGCAGGAATCTCTGGCCCAATGGGTGGAGAACCAGTAGTTTATGGTGGACTCGTATTTGGTTGGTTAGCTGGTATGGCTTCCCGTGATATTTCTGAAAATGCTATTTGGGAACTTGGATTCACAGAAGGTTACCACACACAACCTGCTTTTTCTGGTGATACAGTAACTTGTATTTCTCGTATATTAACTACAGAAGACAAAGGAACGGAATACGGAATCCCTGCGGGTGAAGTACAAATCCAGTTCATTGGACTCAAAAACATCAAAGCAAATGATGCTTTAGAAAAATTTGGTGCTGATCTTTTCCTAAAAGAAAACGATAAAAAGAAATTGGGAAAAGAAAAAATTCCAGAAAAAATCTTCGAAATTGAAAGAAGATTGATCATCAAAAAACAACCATAA
- a CDS encoding histone deacetylase codes for MESLKTGITFHETFLKHNTGAGHPETHGRLESILDHLSDLPSKNFLLKKDFKEAPLSIISSIHDPNYIRLVGRYCEEKGSGYLDGDTVFSPNSFSAASLAVGAGLYLADEILLGNLKNGMALVRPPGHHAESDHAMGFCIFNNIAVTAKYLQSKGIKRILILDWDVHHGNGTQHQFYEDDSVYFISLHQFPFYPGTGSLAERGRGKGFGTTLNIPLARGASEFEYLSSFPSIHREMEKFQPEFVLVSAGFDAHTNDPLGGMNLPTSAFETFTREIQKIADTYAHGRIISFLEGGYDFKALAESVKLHLETLTS; via the coding sequence GTGGAATCATTAAAAACCGGAATTACTTTCCATGAAACATTTTTAAAACACAATACAGGCGCAGGGCATCCCGAAACTCATGGAAGATTGGAGTCCATTTTAGACCATCTTTCAGATTTGCCTTCTAAAAATTTTCTTTTGAAAAAAGATTTTAAGGAGGCGCCACTATCGATCATTTCCTCGATTCATGATCCAAATTACATTCGTTTGGTGGGAAGGTATTGCGAAGAAAAAGGCTCTGGATATTTGGACGGAGATACTGTTTTTTCTCCCAATTCTTTTTCTGCAGCTAGTTTGGCTGTCGGTGCTGGACTGTATTTAGCGGATGAAATACTACTCGGAAATTTGAAAAATGGAATGGCCCTCGTTCGTCCACCTGGCCATCACGCGGAATCGGATCACGCTATGGGATTTTGTATTTTTAATAATATTGCAGTGACTGCAAAATACCTTCAGTCCAAAGGAATCAAACGGATATTGATTTTAGATTGGGATGTCCATCATGGAAACGGCACCCAACACCAGTTTTACGAAGATGATTCTGTATATTTTATTTCTCTCCATCAGTTTCCTTTTTATCCGGGAACAGGATCTTTGGCAGAACGAGGAAGAGGGAAAGGGTTTGGAACCACTTTAAATATTCCATTGGCAAGGGGCGCCAGTGAATTTGAATATCTATCCAGTTTTCCTTCAATTCATAGAGAAATGGAAAAATTCCAACCAGAGTTTGTTTTGGTATCTGCGGGATTTGATGCTCATACAAACGATCCCTTGGGTGGAATGAATTTACCTACCTCAGCCTTTGAAACTTTTACTAGAGAAATCCAAAAAATCGCAGATACTTATGCACACGGTAGAATCATTTCCTTTTTGGAAGGTGGCTATGATTTTAAGGCACTTGCCGAATCAGTGAAATTACATTTGGAAACCTTGACCTCTTAA
- a CDS encoding esterase/lipase family protein: MIQIIINSLAGKTVSLTQKTTDALLKGVQFLVKGSLTNAGGGLDLLSNAFFYKPEWREALQKAGVQVKETGHKSNESLQKTIEQTNQAFDKALFKVELTAKKSDDMVFDNRMVSSILGSSHDQKFKLTKIDMSFRTIGKDITAKETITEYKNSNQTKSVLFLPGLFTDETVWQEQIIEYKDRKITSPGLATELQEQGYYPFYLRYNHGLPIHENGKKLMHLLDVFFNEDPNIKPDIICYSLGCLIFRSCLYHAKLENKEWLNRFGKIILIAAPNKGSYLEKIGFWLGFLFEKSPNVALKIIGMIGNLRSDAIKDLSFGLIRKEEKGWMETISGYFGETYFGELDEMDVYQAYALMEGVENPLQNFLGDGIVEKKSLTYLTDKVFTKKPNPSLRTLELIKQNHFSIISARPLIHWVKEVFGVTPKL, from the coding sequence GTGATCCAAATCATCATCAATTCCCTTGCTGGAAAAACAGTATCCCTCACCCAAAAAACCACTGATGCCTTACTCAAAGGAGTTCAGTTCTTAGTGAAAGGAAGCCTAACGAATGCAGGCGGAGGTTTAGATTTACTATCCAATGCTTTTTTCTATAAACCGGAATGGAGAGAGGCCTTACAAAAAGCTGGTGTTCAAGTAAAGGAAACGGGTCACAAATCAAACGAAAGTTTACAGAAGACAATCGAACAGACAAACCAAGCCTTTGACAAAGCACTCTTTAAAGTAGAACTCACGGCCAAAAAAAGTGATGATATGGTTTTTGATAACAGAATGGTCTCAAGTATACTCGGAAGTTCTCATGATCAAAAATTCAAACTCACAAAGATAGATATGAGCTTTCGAACTATCGGAAAAGACATCACAGCAAAAGAAACAATTACAGAATATAAAAATTCCAACCAAACAAAATCCGTTCTTTTTCTTCCTGGATTGTTTACAGATGAAACAGTTTGGCAGGAACAAATCATAGAATACAAAGACAGAAAAATAACTTCCCCTGGCCTTGCTACAGAATTACAAGAACAAGGGTACTACCCATTTTATTTGAGATACAATCATGGACTCCCCATTCATGAAAATGGTAAAAAACTGATGCATCTTTTAGATGTTTTTTTTAATGAAGATCCAAACATTAAACCAGATATCATTTGTTATAGTTTGGGATGTTTAATCTTTCGTTCTTGTTTGTATCATGCAAAATTAGAAAATAAAGAATGGCTCAATCGATTTGGGAAAATTATCCTCATTGCAGCACCTAACAAAGGTTCGTATTTGGAAAAAATAGGATTTTGGCTTGGTTTTTTATTTGAAAAAAGTCCCAATGTTGCTCTTAAAATCATTGGGATGATTGGGAATCTTCGTAGCGATGCCATAAAAGATCTATCCTTCGGACTCATTCGCAAAGAGGAAAAAGGATGGATGGAAACCATTTCCGGTTACTTTGGAGAAACCTATTTTGGTGAATTAGATGAGATGGATGTTTACCAAGCTTACGCACTTATGGAAGGAGTAGAAAATCCACTACAAAACTTTTTAGGTGATGGAATTGTGGAGAAAAAAAGTCTCACCTATTTAACTGATAAGGTATTTACCAAAAAACCAAATCCCTCTTTAAGAACCTTAGAGCTAATCAAACAAAATCATTTTTCTATCATTAGCGCGAGACCACTCATCCATTGGGTAAAGGAAGTTTTTGGAGTCACACCGAAACTTTGA
- the radA gene encoding DNA repair protein RadA: MAKKQLPQYQCKSCGESFVRWAGKCPTCGEWNQIEEVTNTSSGRFDSPVSGKPKDRKYTDPKSIGSVVSDVHTRTHTGFSELDLVLGGGIVPGSLVLVGGEPGVGKSTLVLEIAKNIAEEGKVLYISGEESASQIGLRAKRMGVTSENILLSSEVYAENISQMISDLHPKVVFIDSIQTILKESLVNQAGTITQLRESSQIFLETAKRTSVPIFLIGHITKEGQIAGPKVLEHLVDTVLYFEGDRFNYYRILRAVKNRFGAVGDTAIFEMVSGGLKQVLDRHRLFISPESEERSGSVLSSVMEGSRAISVEVQALVTKSSYGQARRMAEGLDNRRVILLSAVLEKYLGFPLSESDIFSNLAGGLSIDEPSLDLAIAASIASSFKDKPVSREMGFLGEVGLSGEVRSVGQVSLRLKELAGIGISKVYIPQGNFKEVDGLFPSLELTPVKHLQELGF; the protein is encoded by the coding sequence ATGGCTAAAAAACAACTTCCCCAATACCAATGTAAATCCTGCGGGGAAAGTTTTGTTCGTTGGGCTGGGAAATGTCCAACGTGCGGAGAATGGAACCAAATTGAAGAAGTGACCAATACTTCTTCGGGAAGATTTGATTCTCCCGTTTCAGGGAAACCGAAGGACAGAAAATACACCGATCCTAAATCGATAGGTTCTGTGGTAAGCGATGTCCATACCCGCACTCACACAGGTTTTAGCGAATTGGATTTGGTGCTTGGTGGTGGTATTGTTCCTGGTAGTTTGGTGTTAGTTGGTGGTGAGCCGGGGGTTGGTAAATCCACTCTCGTTCTCGAAATAGCCAAAAACATTGCAGAGGAAGGAAAGGTTTTATATATTTCTGGTGAAGAGTCTGCTTCACAAATTGGCCTACGCGCCAAACGAATGGGAGTTACCTCAGAAAATATTCTCTTATCTTCAGAAGTGTATGCAGAAAATATTTCACAAATGATTTCTGATTTACATCCTAAAGTAGTTTTTATTGATTCCATCCAAACCATTCTCAAAGAAAGTTTAGTGAACCAAGCAGGTACCATCACTCAACTGAGAGAGTCTTCACAAATCTTTTTAGAAACCGCCAAACGTACGTCAGTTCCTATTTTTCTGATTGGTCATATTACCAAAGAGGGTCAAATTGCTGGCCCTAAGGTTTTAGAACATTTGGTAGATACGGTTTTGTATTTTGAAGGGGACCGGTTTAACTATTACCGCATCCTTCGTGCTGTCAAAAACAGATTTGGTGCGGTTGGGGATACTGCCATTTTTGAAATGGTATCGGGTGGACTCAAACAAGTACTCGACCGTCATCGTTTGTTCATTTCCCCCGAGTCAGAAGAAAGGTCAGGTAGCGTTTTATCTTCTGTGATGGAAGGATCTCGTGCAATTAGTGTCGAAGTACAGGCGTTAGTAACCAAATCTTCTTATGGACAAGCCAGGCGAATGGCTGAGGGCCTTGACAACCGTCGTGTGATTTTACTCTCAGCGGTTCTTGAAAAATATTTGGGATTCCCATTATCCGAGTCTGATATTTTTAGTAATCTCGCAGGTGGACTTAGCATTGATGAACCAAGTCTTGACTTAGCGATTGCTGCCTCCATTGCATCTTCTTTTAAAGACAAACCAGTTTCCAGAGAAATGGGATTTCTTGGAGAAGTGGGACTTTCGGGAGAAGTAAGGAGTGTCGGCCAGGTTAGTCTGCGACTCAAAGAACTGGCTGGTATCGGAATTTCTAAGGTCTATATCCCACAGGGAAATTTTAAAGAAGTGGATGGTCTTTTTCCTTCTTTAGAACTTACTCCCGTTAAACACTTACAAGAGTTAGGTTTTTAG